A portion of the Algisphaera agarilytica genome contains these proteins:
- a CDS encoding FliH/SctL family protein, whose product MPILKQQASQPLIRDAVVLDLGDLGKQAAKLKAAAQARAEQILQDARDEAQRIIAAAEQTGFDAGHAKGLAQGMEEGKAQGHAEALAAGNERVQHVTAQFDAVAKDWDAYRTEMDREARSAVLRFALKFAQQVTHRVIEVDPGVIADQVATALSHVLEPTDVAIRVHPEDQAALREVLPDLLAGLSHLQHVDLIEDESVGRGGCKLGLNGGEVDASIPTQIRRLTEVILPGASAEDSAPSEADSTPSPTETTDTPPTDPEL is encoded by the coding sequence ATGCCCATCCTCAAGCAACAAGCCAGTCAGCCCCTCATCCGCGACGCGGTGGTGTTGGACTTGGGTGACTTGGGCAAGCAGGCGGCGAAGCTGAAGGCCGCGGCTCAGGCCCGAGCCGAGCAGATTCTGCAGGACGCCCGGGACGAAGCGCAGCGCATCATCGCCGCCGCCGAGCAGACGGGGTTTGATGCGGGGCACGCCAAGGGCTTGGCTCAAGGCATGGAGGAAGGCAAGGCCCAGGGGCACGCCGAGGCGTTGGCCGCGGGCAACGAGCGGGTGCAGCACGTCACCGCGCAGTTCGATGCCGTGGCCAAGGACTGGGACGCCTATCGCACGGAGATGGACCGCGAGGCCCGGTCCGCGGTGCTGCGTTTCGCATTGAAGTTCGCTCAGCAGGTCACACACCGCGTCATCGAGGTAGACCCGGGGGTGATCGCCGATCAGGTCGCCACGGCGTTGTCGCATGTGCTCGAACCCACCGACGTCGCGATCCGCGTGCACCCGGAAGATCAAGCCGCGCTGCGAGAAGTCCTGCCCGACTTGCTCGCTGGGCTTTCGCATCTGCAGCACGTGGACCTGATCGAAGACGAATCGGTGGGGCGGGGCGGCTGCAAGCTCGGTCTGAACGGGGGCGAGGTCGATGCCTCGATCCCGACCCAGATCCGCCGGCTGACCGAAGTCATTCTCCCGGGTGCATCGGCTGAAGATTCGGCACCTTCCGAGGCGGACTCGACCCCATCGCCGACCGAAACCACCGACACGCCGCCGACCGATCCCGAGCTGTAA
- a CDS encoding FliI/YscN family ATPase, which yields MPVLDAQIDLLDRCTAPELRGTVKEVRGLALRVATLPAPIGAMVEIFSHAGNRAQSPPIPGEVVGFDGRDTVVMPLGSASGVSRGDHVVALHNTQQVRVGPTLLGRVLNGMGEPIDGQGPLRDTVPQPLHPEPVDPLDRPLIDQPLATGMRVIDAMTPLGMGQRMGVFASPGVGKSTLLASCAKHTAADVSVIALIGERGREVKDFIEKALGADGMARSVVVCATSDESALMRLRAAWVGTSIAEYFRDQGLNVMLVMDSVTRFCQAQRQVGLAAGEPPATKGYPPSVFATLPKLLERSGRTSQGSITGLYSVLVEGGDMDEPIADACRGILDGHLLLDRKLAEQGHYPAIDVPGSISRVADDVTDANHQQWRRQVLKLIAAHRQVEDLVNIGAYAAGSNPDFDLAITCKPAIDRLLQQGRGEVQGQADFLQTTAQLQALAQLLDQTKQQLQAQTRANIRRS from the coding sequence ATGCCCGTTCTCGATGCCCAGATCGACCTGCTCGACCGTTGCACCGCGCCGGAATTGCGCGGCACGGTGAAAGAAGTGCGCGGTCTTGCGCTGCGGGTGGCGACGTTGCCCGCGCCGATCGGGGCCATGGTCGAAATTTTCTCGCACGCCGGGAACCGCGCTCAGTCCCCGCCGATCCCCGGCGAAGTCGTCGGGTTCGATGGCCGCGACACCGTGGTCATGCCGCTGGGCTCAGCGTCGGGCGTGAGCCGGGGCGATCACGTCGTCGCGCTGCACAACACCCAGCAGGTCCGCGTCGGGCCCACGCTGCTCGGCCGGGTGCTCAACGGCATGGGCGAACCGATCGACGGCCAGGGCCCGCTGCGTGACACCGTCCCCCAACCGCTGCACCCCGAGCCCGTCGACCCATTGGATCGGCCGCTGATCGATCAACCCCTGGCCACCGGCATGCGGGTGATCGACGCGATGACGCCGCTCGGCATGGGCCAGCGCATGGGCGTGTTTGCGTCGCCGGGCGTGGGCAAGTCCACGCTGCTGGCGAGCTGCGCGAAACACACCGCGGCGGACGTCTCGGTGATCGCGCTCATCGGCGAGCGTGGACGGGAGGTCAAAGACTTCATCGAAAAAGCACTCGGTGCCGACGGCATGGCCCGCAGCGTGGTGGTCTGTGCGACCAGCGACGAGTCCGCATTGATGCGGCTGCGTGCGGCGTGGGTCGGCACGAGCATCGCCGAGTATTTCCGCGACCAGGGGCTGAACGTCATGCTGGTCATGGACTCGGTGACCCGGTTCTGCCAGGCCCAGCGGCAGGTCGGTCTCGCCGCGGGTGAGCCGCCCGCCACCAAGGGCTATCCGCCCAGCGTGTTCGCGACGTTGCCCAAGCTGCTCGAACGCTCGGGCCGCACCAGCCAGGGCTCGATCACCGGGCTGTACTCGGTGCTGGTCGAGGGCGGCGACATGGACGAGCCTATCGCCGACGCCTGCCGGGGCATCCTGGACGGCCACCTGCTGCTCGATCGCAAGCTCGCCGAGCAGGGGCACTACCCCGCGATCGACGTGCCCGGCTCGATCAGCCGTGTCGCCGACGACGTCACCGATGCGAACCACCAGCAGTGGCGCCGCCAGGTCCTGAAGCTGATCGCCGCCCACCGGCAGGTCGAGGACCTGGTGAACATCGGCGCTTATGCCGCGGGTTCCAACCCCGATTTCGACCTGGCCATCACCTGCAAGCCCGCGATCGATCGCCTGCTGCAGCAGGGACGGGGCGAGGTGCAGGGCCAGGCCGACTTCCTGCAAACGACGGCTCAACTCCAGGCCCTCGCACAGCTCCTGGATCAAACCAAACAACAACTCCAAGCACAGACCCGGGCGAATATTCGCCGTAGCTAG
- the fliJ gene encoding flagellar export protein FliJ, which translates to MPKFIFRYESLLQHRRNLEDQAQRKMAERVRTQMILTDQLRGMQQQISDSKRDLGGALVGKVDLSQVGEFTRFNADSTVRGRQLVQRLAELKVQVEAARQQLVNAMQQRKALDLLRERDLKKWKTEQDRKETAELDDLASQAYTRKLFEAQRVVDDSSDTLNQERVA; encoded by the coding sequence ATGCCCAAGTTCATTTTCCGCTACGAAAGTTTGTTGCAGCACCGCCGCAACCTCGAAGACCAGGCCCAACGCAAGATGGCCGAGCGTGTGCGTACGCAGATGATCCTGACCGATCAGCTCCGCGGGATGCAGCAGCAGATCTCCGACTCCAAGCGCGACCTCGGCGGAGCCCTGGTCGGCAAGGTGGACCTGTCGCAGGTCGGCGAGTTCACGCGGTTCAACGCCGACTCGACCGTGCGCGGCCGGCAACTCGTGCAACGCCTGGCCGAACTCAAAGTGCAGGTCGAAGCCGCCCGGCAACAACTGGTCAACGCGATGCAGCAACGCAAAGCCCTCGACCTGCTGCGTGAGCGTGACCTCAAGAAATGGAAGACCGAGCAGGACCGCAAGGAAACGGCCGAGCTCGACGACCTCGCGTCGCAGGCCTACACCCGCAAGCTCTTTGAAGCTCAGCGTG